From a region of the Roseivirga sp. 4D4 genome:
- a CDS encoding aspartyl protease family protein: MRVLVLSLCLLVSHVVKANDPIVALPFEIHLGHVYIKGQVNDGRPINVVFDTGAAANLASEAVAEEIGLTVSGEQTVLGASGPVTIKRSTNNDLMLGDDLKLKNQTFLVMNLDHLGDEDYPLDAVIGANVLNRYTVEMDFEKGLINLFTRNNFPAPEGYEAHKISLVPFNVPKIDASLLLEDGEVITGPYLVDTGAALALRINSPTVREKELVDKVTPNYKYTSKALGNEATDYIGRLKTYEVLGQKFDAVPMRMATVRNGVSGRSDINGILGLEILKRFNTIYDYKKQVMYIKRNSLFDQPYRENKSGLKFKKEDGALTVVNVIATSSGEKAGIKLGDIIVSVDGQKGMTHDECVAYLSNAKGTVKLKIMRNGKAIDISLKPASLI, encoded by the coding sequence ATGAGAGTTCTTGTGCTGTCCCTTTGCCTACTGGTTAGCCATGTGGTAAAGGCCAATGATCCAATTGTCGCCTTACCCTTTGAAATTCATCTGGGTCATGTCTATATCAAAGGACAAGTCAATGATGGTCGTCCGATCAATGTTGTTTTTGATACAGGCGCTGCCGCCAATCTGGCGAGCGAAGCTGTTGCCGAAGAAATCGGGTTAACCGTATCGGGCGAGCAGACCGTTTTAGGCGCTTCCGGACCTGTAACCATTAAGCGTTCGACTAATAATGACCTGATGCTGGGGGACGATCTCAAATTAAAGAATCAAACCTTTCTGGTGATGAATCTCGATCACTTGGGCGATGAGGACTATCCATTGGACGCAGTGATCGGGGCAAACGTTTTAAATCGGTATACCGTGGAAATGGATTTTGAAAAAGGATTAATCAATCTCTTCACCAGAAATAATTTTCCTGCTCCCGAAGGTTATGAAGCTCATAAAATTTCCCTCGTTCCCTTTAACGTGCCAAAAATTGATGCGAGTCTTTTGCTCGAAGATGGCGAAGTGATTACAGGTCCTTATCTAGTCGATACTGGAGCAGCGCTGGCATTGCGTATCAATTCACCTACGGTGAGAGAAAAGGAATTGGTGGACAAAGTCACGCCCAATTACAAATACACTTCAAAGGCATTGGGCAATGAAGCTACCGACTACATAGGGCGCTTGAAAACTTATGAGGTCTTAGGTCAAAAGTTTGATGCTGTGCCGATGAGAATGGCCACGGTCCGCAATGGCGTGAGTGGACGAAGCGATATCAACGGCATTCTGGGACTGGAAATCTTAAAGCGATTCAACACCATCTATGATTACAAAAAACAGGTGATGTACATCAAACGCAATAGCCTGTTCGATCAACCCTATCGCGAAAACAAAAGCGGATTGAAGTTCAAGAAAGAGGATGGTGCCCTGACCGTTGTCAATGTTATTGCTACTTCGTCCGGTGAAAAAGCCGGAATCAAATTAGGCGACATTATCGTATCTGTCGATGGCCAAAAGGGAATGACCCATGACGAATGTGTGGCCTACTTATCCAATGCCAAGGGCACCGTGAAATTGAAAATCATGCGAAATGGGAAGGCAATCGATATCTCTTTGAAGCCGGCTTCCTTGATTTAG
- a CDS encoding beta-N-acetylhexosaminidase, whose translation MKNFLMLAIALIFFASCQPKSPEVITPQIVPQPQSLEYNLEKHFNLNSRPILLSETEEAKQVMLFLHDYFKSTGWSSELHESGNAQIHFKANPELAEEAYSLTVDHEGVTIKASTSKGFFYGTQSLIQMLPTDKHIAVLPYMTINDAPRFAWRGLHLDVCRHFFPVDFVKKYIDLMAFYKLNTFHWHLTEDQGWRIEIKKYPKLTEIGSQRKETIVEKNFDPFIGDGQPYGGFYTQDEIREVVAYAAERQITVVPEIEMPGHSLAALAAYPELGCGPGPYEVGTKWGVYEDIYCPSEKTFEFLEDVLTEVIDLFPGEYIHIGGDEAPKAAWKKSQLAQQVIKREGLKDEFELQSYFIKRMEKFLVSKGKKLIGWDEILEGGLAPEATVMSWRGEKGGIEAAEAGHDVVMSPNADMYFDHYQARKETQPLAIGGFTTLESVYHYEPIPAELGEAHHKHVLGAQANVWTEYMKTTDYVEYMAYPRVVALSETVWTKPEHKDWAHFQNKMAQQYRLLDARDVNYFNAAKDTVATSN comes from the coding sequence ATGAAAAATTTTTTGATGCTGGCCATCGCCTTGATATTTTTTGCCAGCTGCCAACCTAAATCCCCTGAAGTTATTACTCCCCAAATTGTTCCGCAGCCTCAATCCCTGGAATACAATTTGGAAAAACACTTTAACCTGAACAGCAGACCCATTCTTTTGTCTGAAACAGAAGAGGCCAAACAAGTCATGCTCTTTCTCCATGACTACTTTAAGTCAACGGGTTGGTCTTCGGAACTTCATGAGTCTGGCAATGCCCAAATTCATTTTAAGGCGAATCCCGAACTAGCCGAAGAAGCCTATTCGCTGACGGTAGATCATGAAGGCGTCACTATAAAAGCCTCCACTTCCAAGGGCTTTTTCTATGGTACACAGTCTCTGATTCAAATGCTTCCCACGGACAAGCACATTGCAGTGCTTCCTTATATGACCATTAACGATGCGCCTCGTTTTGCCTGGAGAGGACTACACCTTGATGTTTGTCGTCACTTTTTCCCGGTCGACTTTGTGAAAAAATACATCGACCTGATGGCTTTCTATAAGCTCAATACCTTCCACTGGCACCTGACAGAAGATCAAGGTTGGCGCATAGAAATCAAGAAATATCCAAAGCTCACCGAAATCGGTAGCCAGCGAAAGGAAACCATAGTGGAGAAGAACTTCGATCCATTTATCGGAGATGGTCAACCTTATGGCGGTTTCTATACGCAGGATGAAATTCGTGAGGTAGTCGCCTATGCAGCCGAAAGGCAGATTACCGTGGTTCCGGAAATTGAAATGCCCGGACATAGCCTTGCGGCCTTAGCGGCCTACCCTGAATTGGGTTGTGGCCCTGGGCCTTATGAAGTCGGTACCAAATGGGGAGTATATGAAGACATTTACTGCCCTAGCGAAAAGACTTTTGAGTTTCTGGAAGATGTACTGACGGAAGTGATCGACTTATTCCCAGGGGAGTATATCCACATTGGGGGTGACGAAGCTCCAAAAGCCGCTTGGAAGAAGAGTCAACTCGCGCAGCAGGTGATCAAGCGGGAAGGACTTAAAGATGAGTTCGAATTGCAGAGCTATTTCATCAAGCGCATGGAGAAATTCTTGGTGAGCAAGGGCAAAAAACTGATCGGCTGGGATGAGATTCTCGAAGGTGGCCTGGCCCCAGAAGCAACGGTAATGTCCTGGCGTGGTGAGAAAGGTGGTATTGAAGCTGCTGAGGCGGGTCATGATGTCGTGATGTCACCCAATGCCGACATGTACTTCGACCATTATCAGGCGCGAAAGGAAACCCAACCCTTGGCCATTGGTGGCTTCACGACATTGGAAAGTGTTTACCACTATGAACCTATTCCCGCTGAACTGGGTGAGGCACATCACAAGCATGTATTGGGTGCACAAGCTAATGTCTGGACAGAGTATATGAAGACGACCGATTATGTGGAATACATGGCTTACCCTCGTGTAGTGGCGCTATCCGAAACGGTATGGACGAAGCCTGAGCATAAAGATTGGGCTCATTTTCAAAACAAGATGGCCCAGCAGTATCGATTGCTGGATGCACGTGATGTCAATTACTTCAATGCAGCAAAGGACACTGTAGCCACAAGCAATTAG
- a CDS encoding isoaspartyl peptidase/L-asparaginase family protein, translating to MTNRRKFLKSSIYSGLAVTTASLSSMACEAPKAPKKPIVISTWNHGMEANAGAWEVLSQKGRAVDAVEKGVRITEDDPNNATVGIGGFPDRDGVVTLDACIMDEFENCGSVAFLQNIKNPISVARKVMDDTPHVMLVGEGARQFAVEKGFKEENLLTEKSEKAWKNWLKNQDYKPKINIENHDTIGMVALDDMGNLSGACTTSGAAWKMHGRVGDSPIIGAGLYVDNEVGACTATGLGEFVIKICGAHMIVELMRQGLSPYEACKQAVERIVRKYPNDYKDLQVGFLALSKSGEYGAYSIHKGFNFAVKSNDQEELIDADYYGS from the coding sequence ATGACGAACAGAAGAAAATTCTTAAAATCATCTATCTATAGCGGTTTGGCCGTAACAACGGCTAGTTTAAGCAGTATGGCTTGTGAGGCACCGAAAGCCCCTAAAAAGCCGATCGTGATTTCTACCTGGAACCATGGAATGGAAGCGAATGCCGGTGCCTGGGAAGTGCTTTCTCAAAAGGGCCGTGCGGTAGATGCGGTAGAAAAGGGCGTTCGAATTACCGAGGATGACCCGAATAATGCGACTGTTGGCATTGGTGGTTTTCCCGATCGTGATGGTGTGGTTACGCTGGACGCCTGCATTATGGATGAGTTCGAAAACTGCGGGTCGGTGGCCTTTCTCCAAAACATCAAAAACCCAATCTCTGTAGCCAGAAAGGTGATGGATGATACCCCCCATGTCATGTTGGTGGGTGAAGGTGCCAGACAGTTTGCTGTAGAAAAAGGCTTCAAGGAAGAGAACCTACTCACCGAAAAATCGGAAAAGGCATGGAAGAACTGGTTGAAGAATCAGGATTACAAGCCAAAGATTAACATCGAAAACCATGATACGATCGGCATGGTAGCACTTGATGATATGGGTAACCTGTCCGGAGCTTGTACCACCAGTGGCGCTGCATGGAAAATGCATGGTCGTGTGGGGGATTCCCCTATTATTGGTGCAGGTCTTTATGTGGACAATGAGGTGGGCGCCTGTACGGCAACAGGCTTAGGAGAGTTCGTCATAAAGATTTGCGGAGCGCATATGATTGTCGAGCTCATGAGACAGGGTTTGTCTCCCTATGAAGCTTGCAAACAGGCAGTAGAGCGTATTGTTCGTAAATATCCGAATGACTACAAGGACCTTCAGGTTGGGTTTTTGGCATTGAGTAAAAGTGGCGAATATGGAGCCTACTCCATACACAAGGGCTTCAACTTTGCTGTGAAATCTAATGATCAGGAAGAGTTAATAGACGCAGATTATTACGGTAGCTAG
- a CDS encoding DUF418 domain-containing protein, giving the protein MTKATYILNPVDPNARIVSMDILRGVAVLGILVMNIQSFAMPSVAYSNPTAYENLSGNDLWVWLMSHVFADQKFMAIFSMMFGASIVMLSQKARKEHMRSTDLQNRRFVFLAIFGLIHAYLIWYGDILFVYAICAFFMFMFRSKKSGVQMKAGVILLIIGSAISLIIGYTTPLWEPGEYEAARTETWMPEPSTIAEEIEYSRGTWERQILYRAPQAFKMQTTVFIFETFWKVAGLMLIGMALYKRRVFKGKQSTKYYSKMIGYGLGLGLPLVVVGTMLNFNYEWDFRMSFFFFSQFNYWGSVLVALGYIGVVMLVTKNSTRSFIAKRLASVGRMALSTYLIQSIICGFLFYGHGLALFGDLDRSFQLVVVLAIWVFNIAFASVWLTYFKYGPFEWLWRSLTYGKMQPLYKED; this is encoded by the coding sequence GTGACCAAAGCTACGTACATTCTAAACCCTGTCGATCCCAATGCTCGGATCGTCTCAATGGATATATTGAGAGGCGTGGCCGTATTAGGCATTCTGGTCATGAATATTCAGAGCTTTGCCATGCCTTCTGTGGCTTATAGCAACCCCACTGCTTATGAGAATTTATCGGGCAATGATCTTTGGGTTTGGTTGATGAGTCATGTATTTGCTGACCAAAAGTTCATGGCCATATTCTCCATGATGTTCGGTGCCAGCATTGTTATGCTTTCTCAAAAGGCGAGAAAAGAACATATGCGTTCCACTGACCTGCAAAACAGGCGCTTTGTCTTTTTAGCCATTTTCGGCTTGATACATGCCTACCTTATCTGGTATGGTGACATCTTATTCGTATATGCCATTTGTGCCTTTTTCATGTTTATGTTTCGCAGCAAGAAATCAGGGGTTCAGATGAAAGCGGGTGTCATTCTGTTGATCATAGGCTCAGCCATTAGCCTCATCATAGGCTATACTACTCCATTGTGGGAGCCTGGCGAGTATGAGGCTGCCCGAACAGAAACCTGGATGCCAGAGCCCAGTACGATTGCCGAAGAAATAGAGTATTCACGGGGTACCTGGGAGCGTCAAATTCTTTATCGTGCGCCACAAGCTTTTAAAATGCAAACCACTGTTTTCATTTTCGAGACTTTTTGGAAGGTAGCCGGACTGATGCTGATCGGTATGGCCCTTTACAAGAGACGTGTATTCAAGGGAAAGCAAAGCACCAAGTACTATAGCAAAATGATCGGTTATGGCTTGGGATTAGGGCTTCCGCTGGTTGTTGTGGGCACCATGCTAAACTTTAATTATGAATGGGATTTCAGAATGAGTTTCTTTTTCTTCTCCCAATTCAATTATTGGGGCTCTGTTTTAGTTGCCCTGGGATATATTGGTGTTGTGATGCTTGTGACGAAGAACTCTACCCGCAGCTTTATTGCCAAACGCTTAGCCAGCGTAGGCAGGATGGCTTTGAGCACTTACTTGATACAATCGATTATTTGTGGCTTTTTATTCTATGGCCATGGACTTGCCCTTTTCGGAGATCTCGATCGGTCTTTTCAGTTGGTGGTTGTTTTGGCCATTTGGGTCTTTAACATAGCCTTTGCCAGTGTCTGGCTCACCTATTTCAAATATGGTCCATTTGAATGGCTATGGCGATCGCTTACCTATGGCAAAATGCAGCCGCTCTACAAAGAAGACTAG
- a CDS encoding Rieske (2Fe-2S) protein, with protein sequence MEQVFVEKAIRVLRVGEQKVCLAKTKGEFFAFEALCPHQKQPLSEGSLNAFEEIICPLHFYRFNLKTGQEANRLCQDLKTFPLEIEADGVYVRVY encoded by the coding sequence ATGGAACAAGTATTCGTGGAAAAAGCCATAAGGGTTTTAAGAGTCGGGGAACAAAAAGTGTGTTTGGCAAAGACAAAAGGTGAGTTTTTCGCTTTTGAAGCCTTATGCCCTCACCAAAAACAACCCTTATCTGAGGGTAGCCTCAATGCCTTCGAAGAAATCATTTGTCCCTTGCATTTCTATCGGTTTAACTTGAAAACAGGGCAGGAAGCGAATAGGCTTTGTCAAGACCTCAAGACATTTCCGCTTGAGATTGAGGCGGACGGTGTCTATGTCAGGGTCTATTGA
- a CDS encoding TonB-dependent receptor yields MRDPLKNLRLLLLLVLCASIPTLINGQEVRVKNESFEPLEGANLLLLDDSVGYVSDPNGRFDLQVAEPKLAWVSFVGYEGQAVTIRPDQDLIIILRTSNRVLSEAIVEGFTGKQSLSRQAGAISAITPGTLSRFDESSLVNAVNTVPGIRFEQRAGGSYRVSIRGSSIRSPFGVRNVKVYWNGIPFTEPGGNTFLNLLDLNNTAKLEIMKGPSASAFGAGNGGVIKIQSTDLSTLSNASLLSASFGSFGAQKFSGSHNVLNENSSLTLKWSNQQSDGYREHNALDRTTVELDGLFFPSEKRTITASILYSDLFYEIPGGLNPDQRAENPRQSRPRSIERNASIANEFFLFTVGQEYQIHENWSNQTNLGLSTSDFENPFILDYKSDNQQVFSLRSEFENKLSMGGKPLNLSYGIEYQKSFFDGKNFGNIGGEADTIRFADEVEIDQRLFFANLDYQLSDKTSLTFGLSQNALEYDINRTIDRINNAPQRFVKEFDGVWSPRLAISQQVGSNYSIHFSVMKGFSPPTTTEVRTNEGSINLGLQAETGTNYELNFRGSAAQKRLSFDLALFYFQLSDAITTFTDGQGVVLFRNAGETSQKGLELSTRMDWLSSPTGVIQGLSTSLAYTYHDFQFEDYIDDGDDFSGMALPGTAPHVLNIQTDLMLKGGAYLNLTYHYSDPIPLNDANTFFSRAYNLVNLRAGYKGSLFNLPIELYGGVDNLFDVSYSLGNDLNAFGRRYFQPAATINYYFGLKVKLDH; encoded by the coding sequence ATGCGCGACCCCTTGAAAAACCTTCGCTTACTCCTCCTTCTTGTTTTATGCGCTAGTATTCCGACTCTCATAAATGGTCAGGAAGTCCGGGTTAAGAATGAATCTTTTGAACCGCTGGAAGGCGCAAATTTATTGCTGCTAGATGATTCAGTCGGTTACGTATCCGACCCGAATGGAAGGTTTGACCTTCAGGTTGCTGAACCTAAATTGGCCTGGGTCTCTTTTGTCGGTTATGAAGGACAAGCTGTGACTATAAGACCTGATCAAGACCTGATTATTATCCTTCGTACCTCAAATAGAGTCTTGAGTGAGGCGATTGTGGAGGGCTTTACTGGTAAACAGTCCTTAAGCCGTCAGGCAGGGGCCATTTCCGCAATAACTCCGGGAACTCTGAGTCGCTTCGATGAGTCTAGCTTGGTCAATGCGGTGAATACCGTACCGGGTATCCGGTTTGAGCAAAGAGCTGGGGGAAGCTATCGGGTATCCATAAGGGGTAGCTCAATTCGCTCGCCTTTTGGGGTTAGAAATGTGAAAGTCTATTGGAACGGAATCCCTTTTACAGAGCCCGGAGGAAATACTTTTCTCAATCTTTTGGACCTCAACAATACGGCAAAGCTGGAAATTATGAAAGGGCCTTCGGCCAGTGCCTTTGGAGCTGGAAATGGAGGGGTCATAAAGATTCAAAGCACTGATTTGTCAACACTGTCGAATGCTTCACTTTTGAGCGCGTCATTTGGATCGTTTGGGGCACAGAAGTTTAGTGGTAGCCATAATGTGCTGAACGAAAACAGCAGCTTGACCTTGAAATGGTCGAACCAGCAATCAGATGGTTACAGAGAACATAATGCATTGGATAGAACTACCGTTGAACTCGATGGACTGTTTTTCCCTAGCGAGAAAAGAACCATTACCGCCTCCATTTTATATTCAGATCTCTTTTATGAAATTCCTGGAGGTCTAAACCCAGATCAGCGTGCCGAAAACCCTCGTCAGTCCAGACCTCGAAGCATTGAGCGTAACGCTTCAATCGCCAATGAGTTCTTTCTCTTTACGGTTGGCCAAGAGTATCAGATCCACGAAAACTGGTCTAACCAGACCAACCTGGGTTTAAGCACGAGTGATTTTGAAAACCCCTTTATCCTAGACTATAAATCAGATAATCAGCAGGTGTTTAGCTTGAGGTCCGAGTTCGAGAATAAGCTCAGCATGGGAGGCAAGCCCCTCAACCTATCTTATGGTATCGAATATCAAAAGTCATTCTTTGATGGTAAGAACTTCGGGAACATAGGTGGTGAGGCCGATACGATCCGCTTTGCGGATGAGGTTGAAATTGACCAGCGATTGTTTTTCGCGAACCTGGATTACCAGCTGAGCGATAAGACAAGCTTGACCTTTGGCCTAAGCCAGAATGCCTTGGAGTATGACATCAACCGAACCATTGACAGAATCAACAATGCACCACAGCGATTTGTAAAGGAATTTGATGGCGTTTGGTCTCCAAGGCTGGCCATTTCTCAACAAGTGGGCTCCAATTATTCCATCCACTTTAGTGTAATGAAGGGGTTTTCACCGCCTACTACCACAGAGGTAAGAACTAATGAAGGCAGTATCAACCTTGGTCTGCAAGCTGAAACAGGAACCAATTACGAACTGAACTTTCGTGGTTCCGCGGCCCAAAAGAGGCTTTCTTTCGACTTGGCCCTATTCTACTTTCAGCTAAGTGATGCCATTACCACTTTCACAGATGGTCAGGGAGTGGTCTTATTTAGAAATGCCGGGGAAACGAGTCAAAAAGGGCTGGAGCTATCAACCAGAATGGACTGGCTGAGCTCACCAACTGGTGTTATCCAAGGCCTCAGTACTTCTCTTGCTTATACCTACCATGATTTTCAATTCGAAGACTATATTGATGATGGTGACGACTTTTCAGGTATGGCGCTGCCCGGTACAGCACCCCATGTGTTGAACATTCAAACGGACCTAATGCTGAAGGGAGGAGCCTATTTGAACTTGACCTATCACTATTCAGACCCGATTCCTTTAAATGATGCGAATACCTTCTTTTCCCGAGCTTATAATTTGGTGAACCTGAGAGCCGGTTATAAGGGTAGCTTATTTAACCTGCCCATTGAACTCTATGGTGGAGTGGACAACCTATTTGATGTTTCTTACAGCTTAGGAAATGATTTGAATGCCTTTGGTAGAAGATATTTTCAACCTGCCGCAACAATTAACTATTACTTTGGATTAAAAGTAAAACTCGATCACTGA
- a CDS encoding nitroreductase, which produces MPDLNPDLVNQLLRERRSLYPAQYTGEPVDDAIIKEMLENANWAPTHRLTEPWRFVVFSGEGLKKLAGFQSELYKEVSTREGKFDQGKFEKLATKPMLASHIIAIGMARDPKASVPEQEELASVAMAVQNMYLTAAANNIGCYWGSGGVTYYEEAKPFFGLGPNDKLMGFLYVGNINKEKWPKGRRKSIDDKVTWVG; this is translated from the coding sequence ATGCCTGATTTGAACCCAGACCTTGTCAATCAACTCCTCAGAGAAAGGAGATCACTATATCCAGCACAATACACAGGCGAACCTGTAGATGATGCCATCATTAAGGAGATGTTGGAAAATGCCAACTGGGCACCGACACATCGATTGACAGAGCCATGGAGGTTCGTGGTTTTTAGTGGAGAAGGCTTAAAGAAGTTAGCAGGCTTTCAGTCTGAGCTCTATAAGGAAGTGAGTACCAGAGAAGGGAAATTTGATCAAGGAAAATTCGAGAAATTGGCCACAAAGCCCATGTTGGCTTCGCATATCATAGCCATCGGCATGGCCAGAGACCCTAAGGCTTCGGTTCCCGAGCAGGAAGAGCTAGCCTCTGTGGCAATGGCTGTTCAGAATATGTACTTGACCGCTGCGGCCAATAACATCGGTTGCTATTGGGGTTCTGGAGGTGTCACCTATTACGAAGAAGCAAAGCCCTTCTTCGGTTTGGGGCCTAATGATAAGTTAATGGGCTTTCTCTACGTTGGTAATATCAATAAGGAGAAATGGCCCAAGGGCAGACGAAAGTCTATTGACGATAAAGTCACCTGGGTAGGCTAG
- a CDS encoding methyltransferase domain-containing protein, producing MFEKRAYEEELMDDLDSGGEIIDQTLRELETINRLLGGNQVTINGLQKLLKNHTATKPIVIADLGCGGGDIMILVAKWARKKGYKVELKGYDANPNIIDYARKNCIDYPEISFYTEDIFSDDFKANRFDIVICTLFTHHFKDDQLISIFHQFKTQAKIGVVINDLHRHWFAYHSIKLLTQLFSKSPMVQYDAPLSVRRAFRKNELEKIMASAEINAFSLKWMWAFRWQLIF from the coding sequence ATGTTTGAGAAAAGGGCTTACGAAGAAGAGTTAATGGATGATCTGGATTCTGGGGGAGAAATCATTGACCAAACCCTGAGAGAACTCGAAACCATCAATCGTTTATTGGGGGGAAACCAGGTGACCATCAATGGCCTGCAGAAGCTCCTCAAAAATCACACAGCCACTAAGCCGATCGTTATTGCGGACCTTGGCTGTGGCGGGGGAGACATCATGATTCTCGTAGCCAAGTGGGCCAGGAAAAAGGGCTACAAAGTCGAACTGAAAGGTTATGATGCGAACCCTAACATTATCGATTATGCCCGTAAGAACTGTATCGACTACCCCGAAATTTCATTTTACACTGAAGACATCTTTTCCGATGATTTTAAGGCCAATCGTTTCGATATCGTCATTTGCACACTTTTTACGCACCATTTTAAGGATGATCAACTGATATCCATTTTCCATCAGTTCAAAACACAGGCAAAGATTGGTGTAGTGATCAATGATTTACATCGACATTGGTTTGCCTATCACTCCATTAAGTTGCTCACACAACTATTTTCAAAATCACCTATGGTTCAATACGATGCCCCACTTTCGGTACGCAGGGCATTTCGGAAAAACGAATTGGAAAAGATTATGGCTTCGGCAGAAATCAACGCATTCTCCCTGAAGTGGATGTGGGCCTTTCGCTGGCAATTGATCTTCTAG
- a CDS encoding type III polyketide synthase, giving the protein MTSSILSIGTAVPKHKIPQTQVVEFMAKAHGMKGAEQGRLRALYRASGIEDRYSTIPDYASNQLEERAFYPPSEGLDPFPTTKARSDYYRKEAIELSVESSNNCLAQTAVESKDITHLITISCTGMYAPGLDIDLVNRLGLSKSVQRTCINFMGCYAAFVGIKAANAFCAADPKAKVLVVATELCTLHFQNKTDDDNLISNAIFGDGSAALLISADTSLGAEVQLKPLTFYNEVFSEGEQEMAWNIGDFGFEMKLSAYVPVLIEKGIKNLVQQLKDQVSIDEIHHYALHPGGKRILEVIEQELGLDKNQDWAGREVLKNYGNMSSPTVVFVLKKLFETLSSKHKGDKILSLAFGPGLTVESMILEVI; this is encoded by the coding sequence GTGACTAGTTCCATTCTTTCAATCGGCACTGCCGTACCCAAACACAAAATTCCCCAAACGCAAGTCGTAGAGTTTATGGCCAAAGCGCATGGCATGAAGGGGGCAGAACAAGGTCGCCTAAGAGCACTTTATCGTGCCTCAGGTATTGAAGATCGCTATTCCACCATTCCTGATTACGCCTCCAACCAATTAGAAGAGAGGGCATTCTATCCACCGAGTGAAGGGCTAGATCCATTTCCAACTACCAAAGCACGGTCGGATTATTATCGCAAAGAGGCCATTGAGCTTTCAGTGGAAAGCTCGAATAATTGCCTGGCTCAAACTGCTGTTGAGTCAAAAGACATCACCCATTTAATTACAATCAGCTGTACAGGAATGTACGCGCCCGGTTTGGATATTGACTTGGTCAATCGCCTTGGACTAAGTAAAAGTGTCCAACGTACCTGTATCAATTTCATGGGTTGTTATGCAGCCTTTGTAGGTATAAAAGCCGCGAATGCCTTCTGTGCTGCCGACCCAAAGGCGAAAGTTTTGGTTGTGGCGACTGAGCTTTGCACCCTCCATTTCCAAAATAAAACGGATGATGATAACTTAATCTCCAACGCCATTTTTGGTGATGGTTCAGCAGCCTTATTGATTTCCGCTGATACAAGCTTGGGTGCCGAAGTTCAGTTGAAACCTTTGACTTTTTACAATGAAGTCTTCTCAGAAGGCGAGCAAGAAATGGCATGGAACATTGGTGACTTTGGCTTTGAGATGAAACTCAGCGCCTATGTGCCGGTGCTCATCGAAAAAGGGATAAAGAACCTTGTGCAGCAGCTCAAAGATCAGGTCTCCATTGACGAAATTCATCATTATGCACTTCACCCAGGTGGGAAACGCATTTTGGAAGTCATAGAACAAGAGCTTGGACTAGATAAGAACCAGGACTGGGCTGGTCGTGAAGTATTAAAGAATTATGGTAACATGTCTTCTCCCACAGTGGTGTTTGTGTTAAAGAAGCTCTTCGAAACACTGAGTTCAAAGCACAAAGGAGATAAGATACTTTCTCTTGCCTTCGGACCAGGCCTTACCGTGGAGTCTATGATTTTAGAAGTTATTTAA